The genomic interval CATGCCAGCAGGAATAGTTTTCGGAGTGGCAGCGGAGCGCCCATGACGAGCCCCCTGAACCCTGCGACGGACCCTAGAAAGAAGAACGCTTTGGCGAAAGAAAGCGAGTACGGTATTTTGGGTATCAAAGCGCCATTGCTTGATGTATCGgccaaggcagaggaggtTTGGGGCCCAGCTCTCGGTGGccgggagaaggaagagcatTTGAAAACTGTGGCCTCGTCGCTGGATAGCTACAAGGAGTACGTTGAGATCAGTGCAGCTATCGCTGACAGCATCAAGCGCAATGACCATGAATCATTGGTGGAGGAATACACAAAAGCGAGAAGATTTGCCGAACAAGCAAAGCAGCTCGCGCGGGAACTCGAGGGGTCGCAGCCAGATGAGGACCAGGTGTATCGTATCGTACTGGCAGCGCGCATGTGGCATGACGTGGAGGAACAAATCAGCAACCTCAAACGTGATAtctggaggagcttggtaTCTCCATACAACATGGCAAAGCCAGACTCTGGGAAGTCGGGTGACCAGCATATGGAACtgatcaccctcctcctggaGCTCGGTGTGGAAGACAACCCCATCTGGGTGTGGCTGCTCAGTCGTTACGACTACTTGAAGAGCAAGATTCAGTCGACGACGGAGCGGTCCAAGGTCGAGATTGAGATCCTGAGGCGCCGTCTTGCCAATTCTGAGAAGCCGAGCCCTCAGACGATTGCTTCTCATATGCGAACTCTTGGACGTCAGTCCCTCGAATCAAAGACTAAAACCTTTGACTCCCCTGACATTGCCGAGTTGTGGGAGCTCAACGTGGCTTATATGAGCAACTTGCTCTCCTCTCAGGGAATTTTGGGAGAGGTTCTCGAGTTTTGGCAGACGGTTCAGGGGTTTATTCAGGGGAAGACGCAGAGGAGCTTGCCGGTTGGGTATAGAGGCGAGTCGAAGGAGCATCATCGGTTGTCTCAACAGGGCACGGTTGATCTCCAGAAGGGCGCTGTGGAACTGATCAGTTTGATTCGGGAGAGTgtgttgatgttttttgCTGGGCCTCCGCCAGAGGATATCTCGTTGCTGTTCTCGCCTATGCCGCAGACGCCGAGCACGCCGGGGTATGGTGGGAATTTGACACCGCGAGACCCGAGGTTCAATCTTGATCCGAATAATATCCCGCCACCgtcgccgaggaggggggaggctTGGGAGAAGTTTGCGTTTTGGCCGCCGTGGTCTAATTCGTTGAGTGGTGTTCACTACCTCGCTCGGATGTTGGTTCTTGTTGGTGTGGCGGCGTGCGATATGGCTTCTATTGAACCGGTCGGGCAGGGAGATGCAGCCGAAGTCGAGCGGGTTAAGACCCTGGTTGGCGTGGCAAGGGAACGATGCGTGACTGCGTTGTGCGCGGCGTGGAACAGGGACGCCGAAAACATCAAGTACGTGGAGGACTGGAACAGGTCCCCGGACAGAAAAGAGGTGACCAAGATGCCTGCCAGTTTCAAGGCGTTTGAAGGGGCGTTGTTGGCGGGTATGCAGAACATTCTCTACATCTCGGAAGCTATGGACAAACCGGGTGCTGGGGAGATTGTTCTgcctccgccgccgaagCTGTTACAGATGGTTAGAAGCCAGTATGTGACGACGCTGTACAAGGCGCTGAGCGGGATGGTGGAGAATGCGGAAAGGccggtgaagaaggcggatgatgagtggacggtggatgtggatgggtATGTTCTCGTTAGCAGTGCTGCTGCGCCTAGGGCGTCGAcggcggtgggagggagTACGATTGATGCTGGTGATCGGGTatgtttatttttttcccctcTATATCCATGAAGTTACTGACCGCAGTAGAACGTCCGCATGCTATtaaccctctccaacctctcggCCCTCCGCACCGAAATCGTCCCCGACCTCAACACCCAGTTTGAAAACGCGTTTAGCGTCAAACTCACCGATGAGACAAAAACCATCCGTGACGTCCTCAGTCAAATCGATGCTCGGCTCTTCCAATCCTACACCCGCCCCGCCATTGAGACACTGAAACGCATCATCCGCGCCGGAGTGTCGGATCCAAACTGggcgccctcctccccgtcccggCCAAAAGAAGTCCGTCCTTATGTCTACGAGGCGCTCCTGtctctcgtcctcgtccacaCTCAGGTATCGACCACAGCCGCGACATTGACCTCCCAGGTCCTGTCTTATCTGCTCGAACAAGCCTCGAAGGAACTGCTGGAAGCTTTCAAGTCGAGGCAGCGGTATGACCTTGAAGCACTGATGCAAGCAACATTGGATGTTGAGTTTGTGGCGCAGACGCTGAGCCATTACACTACTGACCGGGCAAGCGAGCTCCAGAGCCAGATTTATCAGGAGTTGGATGGGAGGACAGATAATGAGGCTAGGGCAAGGTTGCAGGGGGAGTTGCCGGAGATGAGGGCA from Podospora pseudoanserina strain CBS 124.78 chromosome 6, whole genome shotgun sequence carries:
- the SEC5 gene encoding Exocyst complex component S5 (COG:U; EggNog:ENOG503NU6Y), with amino-acid sequence MADIERERAVLDFYQISSLKPETLVQWPTEKDRDSDASEDESVKKKANRRKSRYQALERAVSTRSSFVPGSETSGSGVANLVQRDEPDPLGSTDSVVRTLKQLGVPLQDDLKLRNRFLLSSTTFSPALFLSQMHATADTQSLLSGLDILSRSIDQKSASLKVLVESNFERFVRAKATIDNVYKEMKYRGVDPTPPRARAHSRHASRNSFRSGSGAPMTSPLNPATDPRKKNALAKESEYGILGIKAPLLDVSAKAEEVWGPALGGREKEEHLKTVASSLDSYKEYVEISAAIADSIKRNDHESLVEEYTKARRFAEQAKQLARELEGSQPDEDQVYRIVLAARMWHDVEEQISNLKRDIWRSLVSPYNMAKPDSGKSGDQHMELITLLLELGVEDNPIWVWLLSRYDYLKSKIQSTTERSKVEIEILRRRLANSEKPSPQTIASHMRTLGRQSLESKTKTFDSPDIAELWELNVAYMSNLLSSQGILGEVLEFWQTVQGFIQGKTQRSLPVGYRGESKEHHRLSQQGTVDLQKGAVELISLIRESVLMFFAGPPPEDISLLFSPMPQTPSTPGYGGNLTPRDPRFNLDPNNIPPPSPRRGEAWEKFAFWPPWSNSLSGVHYLARMLVLVGVAACDMASIEPVGQGDAAEVERVKTLVGVARERCVTALCAAWNRDAENIKYVEDWNRSPDRKEVTKMPASFKAFEGALLAGMQNILYISEAMDKPGAGEIVLPPPPKLLQMVRSQYVTTLYKALSGMVENAERPVKKADDEWTVDVDGYVLVSSAAAPRASTAVGGSTIDAGDRNVRMLLTLSNLSALRTEIVPDLNTQFENAFSVKLTDETKTIRDVLSQIDARLFQSYTRPAIETLKRIIRAGVSDPNWAPSSPSRPKEVRPYVYEALLSLVLVHTQVSTTAATLTSQVLSYLLEQASKELLEAFKSRQRYDLEALMQATLDVEFVAQTLSHYTTDRASELQSQIYQELDGRTDNEARARLQGELPEMRAVLKRLREASKSEFACFRKPKKPVGNGLERRETGGSVGSL